A stretch of the Brevundimonas sp. MF30-B genome encodes the following:
- a CDS encoding HK97 gp10 family phage protein has protein sequence MKPLVKLEGFKEMDVALGEFSKATARNILRRAGLAALEPVAEVMKDKAPKRREDLRDAIHTGTKRQKGSKKHFPESSTVETYAGVSVVGGGMPPQAIQQEFGNENHGPQPYGRPAWDQEQRLTLERVKDSLGSEIDKARARAQRRAKRAGKG, from the coding sequence GTGAAGCCCTTGGTCAAGCTGGAGGGGTTCAAGGAGATGGACGTCGCGCTGGGCGAGTTCAGCAAGGCGACGGCCCGCAACATCCTTCGCCGCGCCGGTCTAGCTGCGCTTGAGCCTGTCGCCGAGGTCATGAAGGACAAGGCGCCGAAAAGACGCGAAGACCTACGTGACGCCATCCACACCGGGACGAAACGGCAGAAGGGCTCCAAGAAGCACTTCCCGGAAAGCAGCACGGTCGAAACCTACGCGGGCGTATCAGTGGTCGGAGGCGGCATGCCTCCGCAGGCGATCCAGCAGGAGTTCGGCAACGAGAACCACGGGCCGCAGCCTTACGGCCGTCCCGCCTGGGATCAGGAACAGCGCCTCACCCTTGAGCGGGTGAAGGATTCGCTGGGTTCGGAGATCGATAAGGCGCGCGCCCGCGCGCAGCGCCGGGCCAAGCGTGCCGGGAAAGGCTGA
- a CDS encoding phage portal protein, producing MASWTLPSWRGIWGRIRRPSVVNGRESSGTRSKVSVTPETALQVTSILCAARVIAEGVAQVPLKLYDEKNDPNGRTVRSPARDHALYKLIAYQPNDWMTSFEFRETLTLHAVLAGNAYAFINRRDSDGEVRELIPIAPDDIKVIVEEDRSVRYEINLGGGQFTKVEREKIFHLKGPSWDGAIGLNIVSLAREAIGLATALEQSQADLFGKGARPSGVLATETPVGDEAVQKMRVRWNERFGPGGDGGVAMLDGNWKFTSLNMTGVDAQQLETRRFQIEEGCRAVRVFPQMVMQSDKASTFASAGAFFQAHVIHSIAPWTERWEGALKRDVVRWETKDVDVWPRFILDGLMEGDPDKRSAFYAKMVNMGAMSPDEVREAENRNPRDGGDEFLSPLNMRLGAGDAPKETNNAGA from the coding sequence ATGGCGTCCTGGACCCTTCCCAGCTGGCGCGGCATCTGGGGGCGCATCCGTCGCCCCTCGGTCGTCAACGGCCGCGAAAGCTCCGGCACGCGTTCCAAGGTCTCGGTGACGCCCGAGACCGCCTTGCAGGTGACTTCGATCCTGTGCGCCGCCCGCGTCATTGCGGAAGGCGTGGCCCAGGTTCCGCTCAAGCTCTATGACGAAAAGAACGACCCCAACGGCCGCACCGTGCGCTCGCCGGCGCGGGATCACGCCCTCTACAAGCTGATCGCCTACCAGCCGAACGACTGGATGACCTCGTTCGAGTTTCGCGAGACCCTGACCCTGCATGCGGTCCTGGCTGGCAACGCCTATGCCTTCATCAATCGCAGGGACTCAGACGGCGAGGTCCGGGAACTGATCCCCATCGCCCCGGATGACATCAAGGTCATCGTCGAGGAAGACCGCAGCGTCCGCTACGAGATCAACCTGGGCGGCGGCCAGTTCACCAAGGTCGAGCGGGAGAAAATCTTCCACCTCAAGGGGCCGTCGTGGGACGGCGCCATCGGCCTCAACATTGTGAGCCTCGCCCGAGAAGCCATCGGCCTGGCCACGGCGCTGGAGCAGTCCCAGGCTGATCTGTTCGGCAAGGGGGCAAGGCCGTCAGGGGTTCTCGCGACTGAGACGCCGGTCGGGGACGAAGCCGTCCAGAAGATGCGCGTGCGCTGGAATGAGCGTTTCGGTCCCGGCGGCGATGGCGGTGTGGCGATGCTCGACGGGAACTGGAAGTTCACGTCCCTCAATATGACCGGCGTGGACGCCCAGCAGCTGGAGACCCGTCGGTTCCAAATCGAAGAAGGCTGCCGCGCCGTGCGTGTCTTTCCGCAGATGGTCATGCAGTCCGACAAGGCTTCGACCTTCGCTTCGGCCGGGGCCTTCTTCCAAGCCCACGTCATCCACTCCATCGCGCCCTGGACCGAGCGCTGGGAGGGTGCGCTGAAACGCGACGTGGTGCGCTGGGAAACCAAGGACGTGGACGTCTGGCCGCGGTTCATCCTCGACGGTCTGATGGAGGGCGACCCCGACAAGCGGTCGGCCTTCTACGCGAAGATGGTCAACATGGGCGCGATGAGCCCAGACGAGGTCCGCGAGGCCGAGAACCGGAACCCCCGCGACGGCGGCGACGAGTTCCTGAGCCCCCTGAACATGCGCCTGGGCGCCGGCGACGCGCCGAAGGAGACCAACAATGCTGGAGCATAA
- a CDS encoding phage head closure protein, which translates to MDPGEFNKLIDLVRPTGTGRDAAGAPVQTSQLVARVWAKVAFPGGKEFLANSGTDTSRRGVFRIYPRPVDLSMKIMFDGSDWDIQDVRPFDDVVELHAVTQQVPGPQ; encoded by the coding sequence ATGGACCCCGGCGAGTTCAACAAGCTGATCGATCTGGTCAGGCCGACCGGGACCGGGAGAGATGCGGCCGGAGCGCCTGTCCAGACTTCGCAGCTGGTGGCCCGTGTCTGGGCCAAGGTCGCCTTTCCGGGCGGCAAGGAGTTTCTCGCAAACTCCGGCACCGACACCTCTCGCCGGGGCGTGTTCCGCATCTACCCCCGACCCGTCGACCTTTCGATGAAGATCATGTTCGACGGGTCGGACTGGGACATTCAGGACGTCCGCCCATTCGACGATGTGGTCGAACTGCACGCGGTCACCCAGCAGGTGCCCGGCCCTCAGTGA
- a CDS encoding phage tail tube protein — MAASEATIGLGSAFLHRTSAAGVTPAVYAEVGEAVSITPPNPTRETVDVTHLKSPNGTREFKGTLRDGGEVNVMFNFTPAAYAKASALFLDDNVQGFRIDYPDGSTEDFDAIVTGKPGEAIEVDSVRRFSLPMKVSGLPVYTEA; from the coding sequence ATGGCTGCTTCTGAAGCGACTATCGGCCTTGGCTCGGCCTTCCTGCACCGCACGTCGGCGGCCGGCGTGACGCCGGCGGTCTACGCCGAGGTCGGCGAGGCCGTGTCCATCACCCCGCCGAACCCCACCCGCGAGACGGTGGATGTGACCCACCTGAAGAGCCCGAACGGCACTCGCGAGTTCAAGGGCACGCTGCGTGACGGCGGCGAGGTGAACGTGATGTTCAACTTCACCCCGGCCGCCTACGCCAAGGCGTCGGCGCTGTTCCTCGACGACAATGTCCAGGGGTTCCGCATCGACTATCCGGACGGCTCGACCGAGGACTTCGACGCAATCGTCACCGGCAAGCCGGGCGAAGCGATCGAAGTCGACAGCGTTCGCCGCTTCTCGCTGCCGATGAAGGTCTCTGGCCTGCCGGTCTACACGGAGGCCTGA
- a CDS encoding HK97 family phage prohead protease, whose amino-acid sequence MLEHKAIGLADATITDEGIITGYASLFGQRDDGGDTVVRGAFTKTLAIRAGRPMPMLREHEPRDVIGVWTDYTEDDRGLRVKGQLALDVQDGREAHGLIKMGALDGLSIGYKTLRFERDGEGRRLTEVRLFETSIVTFPMLGTARIDSVKAAEMTANEIEERLTRGAGLSRTVARALMRSGLPAIQAKRDAGDGAVNRMAHAVLSDLKAINRS is encoded by the coding sequence ATGCTGGAGCATAAGGCTATCGGCCTGGCCGACGCGACCATCACCGACGAGGGGATCATCACCGGCTACGCCTCGCTGTTCGGCCAGCGCGACGACGGCGGCGACACGGTGGTGCGCGGCGCGTTCACGAAGACGCTGGCGATCCGCGCTGGCCGGCCCATGCCCATGCTTCGCGAGCATGAGCCCCGCGACGTGATCGGCGTCTGGACGGATTACACCGAGGACGACCGGGGCCTGCGCGTGAAAGGCCAGCTGGCCCTCGACGTGCAGGACGGGCGCGAAGCCCACGGCCTGATAAAGATGGGCGCCCTCGACGGTCTGTCCATCGGCTACAAGACCCTGCGTTTCGAGCGCGACGGCGAAGGCCGACGCCTGACGGAAGTGCGCCTCTTCGAAACGTCGATCGTCACTTTCCCGATGCTGGGCACGGCCCGCATCGACTCCGTCAAGGCGGCCGAGATGACCGCCAACGAGATCGAGGAACGGCTCACGCGCGGCGCTGGGCTTTCCCGAACGGTCGCGCGCGCCCTGATGCGCTCCGGCCTCCCCGCCATCCAAGCCAAGCGTGACGCTGGTGACGGTGCGGTCAACCGGATGGCTCACGCCGTCCTCTCCGACCTCAAAGCCATCAACAGGAGCTGA
- a CDS encoding terminase large subunit → MAARIKGHGARDYAGIAERWAKQVDTGRVVACKWVKLACRRHLADLARAKRDRRWGYVFDRWHADDVCDFIEKLPHVEGVWETPNIRLEPPQIFILVAVFGWRRRDDGCRRFSYAYVEMARKGAKSTLTAGVSLYCLTCEGEVGPQVVIGATTGAQAGKVFDPARKMVGKSPDLREAFGVEAWAKSITCSDNGGYIQPINSKGSTQDGHNPHLGVLDELHAHPTRALFDVIKSAFGARQNPLMWIITTAGFKTNGICYEQRTYLTKVLEGIFEADHYFGIIFTLDEEVLDETGAVVTPADDPYDPKVWVKANPMLGVTPSIAFMNKEAADAKASPSAEANFFTKNLNRWLGAASAWLNMTAWRACADPALSWEDFDGLDCWIGADLADKDDITALVLCAFDKQGRLIFKPIFWLPSAVLDQPDHAQGDGPAPYRTWVDQGHLQLTEGDWVDHDVIEAQIRAWIERYSVRRATGDQFAAFQQMASRINKDLGNPDDPVAAILPKNARNHTDPAKEIEARVKAGPSKLRHDGNPVMDWMASNVVVTKKIDGTILPKKESPDSPNKIDGMDALVTGLHPAMSVLAQEQPMKSYLETGELIIL, encoded by the coding sequence ATGGCCGCGCGAATTAAGGGCCACGGTGCCCGAGATTACGCTGGCATCGCGGAGCGCTGGGCCAAACAGGTCGACACTGGGAGGGTTGTGGCCTGCAAATGGGTCAAGCTGGCGTGTCGTCGGCACCTGGCCGATCTGGCGCGCGCGAAACGGGATCGCCGCTGGGGCTACGTCTTTGATCGTTGGCACGCCGACGACGTGTGCGACTTCATCGAGAAGCTGCCGCACGTCGAGGGCGTCTGGGAGACGCCGAACATCCGGCTGGAGCCGCCGCAGATCTTCATCCTCGTTGCGGTGTTCGGCTGGCGCCGCCGCGACGACGGGTGCAGGCGTTTCAGCTACGCCTACGTCGAGATGGCCCGGAAGGGGGCCAAGTCCACGCTCACGGCCGGGGTCAGCCTCTACTGCCTGACCTGTGAGGGCGAGGTCGGCCCGCAGGTGGTCATCGGCGCCACGACCGGCGCCCAGGCCGGCAAGGTGTTCGACCCGGCCCGGAAGATGGTCGGCAAGAGCCCGGACCTTCGCGAAGCCTTCGGGGTCGAGGCCTGGGCCAAGTCGATCACCTGCAGCGACAACGGCGGTTACATCCAGCCGATCAACTCCAAGGGCTCGACGCAGGACGGTCATAACCCGCACCTTGGCGTGCTGGACGAGCTTCATGCTCACCCGACCCGCGCCCTGTTCGACGTGATCAAGTCGGCCTTCGGCGCGCGCCAGAACCCGCTGATGTGGATCATCACCACGGCCGGCTTCAAAACCAACGGCATCTGCTACGAGCAGCGGACCTATCTGACCAAGGTGCTAGAGGGCATCTTCGAAGCCGACCACTACTTCGGCATCATCTTCACGCTGGACGAGGAAGTCCTAGACGAGACCGGCGCCGTCGTGACGCCGGCCGACGACCCCTACGATCCGAAGGTCTGGGTCAAGGCCAACCCGATGTTGGGCGTGACCCCCAGCATCGCCTTCATGAATAAGGAGGCGGCGGACGCGAAAGCCTCGCCCTCGGCCGAGGCCAACTTCTTCACGAAGAACCTGAACCGCTGGCTGGGCGCCGCGTCAGCCTGGCTGAACATGACGGCGTGGCGCGCCTGCGCCGACCCTGCCCTGTCTTGGGAAGACTTCGACGGCCTGGATTGCTGGATCGGCGCGGACCTTGCCGACAAGGACGACATCACCGCCCTGGTCCTGTGCGCCTTCGACAAGCAGGGCCGGCTGATCTTCAAGCCGATCTTTTGGCTGCCCAGCGCCGTGCTGGACCAGCCCGATCATGCCCAGGGCGACGGCCCCGCCCCCTATCGGACCTGGGTCGACCAAGGCCACCTGCAGCTGACCGAAGGCGACTGGGTCGATCATGACGTGATCGAGGCCCAGATCAGGGCCTGGATCGAGCGCTACTCCGTCCGCAGGGCGACCGGCGACCAGTTCGCCGCCTTCCAGCAGATGGCCAGCCGGATCAACAAGGATCTGGGCAATCCCGACGACCCGGTCGCCGCGATCCTGCCGAAGAACGCCAGGAACCACACCGACCCGGCCAAGGAGATCGAGGCTCGGGTGAAGGCCGGGCCCAGCAAGCTCCGGCACGACGGCAATCCCGTCATGGACTGGATGGCCTCGAACGTCGTGGTCACGAAGAAGATCGACGGGACGATCCTTCCGAAGAAGGAGAGCCCGGATTCCCCGAACAAGATCGACGGCATGGACGCGCTCGTGACCGGGCTGCACCCGGCGATGAGCGTCCTCGCACAGGAGCAGCCGATGAAGAGCTATCTCGAAACCGGTGAGCTGATCATCCTCTGA
- a CDS encoding phage major capsid protein encodes MAYDAETQALADEIKSEVKSTYEKVDKKTEDLAQVIDEIRKAVEGKADTTDLEGRLKDLQVEVKKAVDLADEVDKKASRPRGSDIEGKSAGQIASASEQFKAMQQARRGSTGRIEMKAITLANTSVSGQTVQALGQAQRVGLVGLPQQPVTVRSLLAQGRTSQSAVEYPRMTGFTNAAAPVAELALKPESNMQFSMETVPVRTIAHWVAASKQVLDDTPMLESIIDGQLRYGLAVIEDAQLLLGDGTGQNLEGIIPQATAFSATGIPAGSTSFVDRLRWAKLQARKAFLPADGVVLNPEDWAKIELLKDADGRYLYSAFTSGAEQRLWGLRVVESDAIAAGSFLVGAFATAAQIWDREDAGVEVSTEDKDNFVRNAITVRAEERLALTVYRPPAFITGALAAA; translated from the coding sequence ATGGCTTATGATGCTGAAACCCAAGCCCTCGCCGACGAAATCAAGAGCGAGGTGAAGTCGACCTACGAGAAGGTCGACAAGAAGACCGAGGATCTGGCCCAGGTCATCGATGAAATCCGCAAGGCCGTCGAAGGCAAGGCGGACACGACCGATCTGGAAGGCCGCCTGAAGGACTTGCAGGTCGAGGTGAAGAAGGCCGTCGACCTGGCCGACGAGGTGGACAAGAAGGCGTCTCGCCCTCGCGGCAGTGACATCGAGGGCAAGTCCGCCGGCCAGATCGCGTCAGCCTCCGAGCAGTTCAAGGCGATGCAGCAGGCTCGCCGCGGCTCGACCGGCCGCATCGAGATGAAGGCCATCACCCTGGCCAACACCTCGGTCTCCGGCCAGACCGTCCAGGCGCTCGGCCAAGCGCAGCGCGTCGGCCTGGTCGGCCTGCCCCAGCAGCCGGTCACCGTCCGGTCGCTGCTCGCCCAGGGCCGAACCAGCCAGTCGGCCGTGGAATATCCGCGCATGACGGGCTTCACCAACGCCGCCGCGCCCGTCGCGGAACTGGCGCTGAAGCCCGAGTCGAACATGCAGTTCAGCATGGAGACGGTGCCCGTCCGCACCATCGCGCACTGGGTGGCCGCCTCCAAGCAGGTGCTGGACGACACGCCGATGCTGGAGAGCATAATCGACGGCCAACTGCGCTACGGTTTGGCGGTCATCGAAGACGCGCAACTGCTGCTGGGCGACGGGACCGGCCAGAACCTCGAGGGCATTATCCCTCAGGCGACCGCGTTCAGCGCCACCGGCATCCCGGCCGGTTCGACCAGCTTCGTCGACCGACTGCGCTGGGCGAAGTTGCAGGCCCGCAAGGCCTTCCTGCCGGCCGACGGCGTCGTCCTGAATCCGGAAGACTGGGCCAAGATCGAGCTGCTGAAGGATGCGGACGGCCGCTACCTCTACTCCGCGTTCACCTCCGGCGCCGAACAGCGTCTGTGGGGCCTGCGCGTGGTCGAGAGCGACGCCATCGCCGCCGGCTCCTTCCTCGTCGGCGCCTTCGCCACCGCCGCCCAGATATGGGATCGCGAGGACGCCGGCGTCGAGGTCTCGACCGAGGACAAGGACAACTTCGTTCGCAACGCCATCACGGTGCGCGCCGAAGAACGCCTGGCCCTGACGGTCTACCGCCCGCCGGCCTTCATCACCGGCGCCCTGGCTGCCGCCTGA
- a CDS encoding AAA family ATPase, with amino-acid sequence MATRPPVIGASPLLVQQRKVAKRKADSRRGSAASRGYDADWRRLRAALLQANPLCLFCEEAGIVEAATVADHIISIEDRPDLRLVWSNLRPLCKPCHDRRTARDQAFGGRGARWPDWLRPASVPLHIVCGPPASGKSTWVRERAGPDDLVLDLDVIASRLSGKGQHSWGSQWLDPALRERNELLGRLSRTPCSWPAAWLIVSEPKAERRQWWKDTLKPASITVMETDPAVCRARLRLDPERTDAIDGMGRAILRWWAAYERRVGDHQVVTRP; translated from the coding sequence ATGGCCACACGCCCGCCGGTCATCGGAGCGTCGCCCCTCCTGGTTCAACAGCGCAAGGTCGCCAAGCGCAAAGCGGATAGCCGCCGCGGCTCGGCAGCCAGCCGCGGATACGATGCGGACTGGCGCCGCCTCCGGGCCGCTTTGCTCCAGGCCAACCCGCTGTGCCTGTTCTGTGAAGAGGCCGGCATAGTCGAGGCTGCCACGGTCGCTGACCACATCATCAGCATCGAGGACCGGCCTGACTTGCGCCTCGTCTGGTCCAACCTGCGTCCGCTCTGCAAGCCATGCCACGACCGGCGCACCGCGCGGGATCAGGCCTTTGGCGGCCGGGGCGCTCGCTGGCCCGACTGGCTTCGGCCCGCATCGGTTCCGCTGCACATCGTCTGTGGTCCGCCCGCCTCGGGTAAGTCGACATGGGTTCGGGAGAGAGCTGGGCCCGACGACCTGGTCCTCGACCTCGACGTGATCGCCTCCCGCCTCTCGGGCAAGGGGCAGCACAGCTGGGGAAGCCAATGGCTGGACCCGGCGCTGAGAGAGCGCAACGAACTGCTGGGCCGCCTGTCCCGCACGCCCTGCTCCTGGCCCGCCGCCTGGCTGATCGTCTCCGAGCCGAAGGCCGAGCGTCGCCAGTGGTGGAAGGACACCCTTAAGCCCGCGTCCATCACCGTCATGGAGACCGACCCCGCCGTCTGTCGCGCCCGCCTGCGCCTCGACCCAGAGAGGACAGACGCCATCGACGGCATGGGCCGCGCCATCCTCCGATGGTGGGCAGCCTATGAGCGGAGGGTGGGCGACCATCAGGTCGTCACCCGCCCCTGA
- a CDS encoding head-tail connector protein: MSLVSLEQAKANLRVTEANEDQFIRDLIEAAEAYIGRLTGRAFIDGEDHPSELRQAALLLIAMWFRNRLPVNTGNLSVTELPFGVNALLAPFRDINP; this comes from the coding sequence ATGAGCCTCGTCAGTCTGGAACAGGCCAAGGCCAATCTGCGAGTGACTGAGGCGAACGAGGATCAGTTCATCAGGGATTTGATCGAGGCGGCTGAGGCCTACATCGGCCGCCTCACCGGGCGTGCCTTCATCGACGGCGAGGACCACCCGTCGGAACTGCGTCAGGCGGCGCTTCTGCTCATCGCCATGTGGTTCCGAAACCGCCTTCCGGTGAACACCGGAAACCTATCCGTGACCGAGTTGCCGTTCGGCGTGAATGCGCTGCTCGCTCCTTTCAGGGACATCAACCCATGA
- a CDS encoding phage tail tape measure protein: protein MSAATIGALKVVLGLDAAAFEGGLTAAQKELRKAGKEFQKIGKEIGDLGKTMSTAITLPVLGLGVAVTKTAADFETAMNRVSISTGAAGDTFRQLSDLAREIGRETVFSASTAADAIDMLAKSGVSVEDILGGAARAAVDLAAAAGTELDPAAAAITDSMAQFKLTVQDLPRIVNGITGAVNESKLDFGDFTLAIGQAGGVAANLGVTFEDFNTVLAATSPLFASGSDAGTSFKTFLQRMVPTTKQAAAMMERYGLTFHDATGAMRPMADIAQMLQDKLGGLSDKAKTEVLSRIFGTDSMRTAIALMDQGAAGLDNIAARIEATDAAAQSAKRMEGLAGQLEQLGGAFEEVAIAIGNSGLLDLVTKVVRALAEGLERVAAFSPQVLQFGMIFAGLAAAIGPVLIVVGQMVSAWGTLMAAFGGTGVLASIVPLLGPIGIAVAAVAAAFLIWGDQVIPALKAFGSAVIEAVGPTIMPVIEAAKTAFVEFGRLIGQLLGGESGDVVPALRFFGQIVGEVFAGVMEVVRGLFEALGHVFRAIGALLRGDWSTMWNALGSAVASVLGGIWRAFETVAPKTVEAMRRLYDGVKTWLQDRLGSILNWVSNKAKEVGDAFFTLYDRVVGNSYVPDMVEEIGQWMGKLQETLVDPAEKATKRAGDAFADLQRRVQGIMRDLLTDREKLVLEFRKESSDLDEAERSGRFDPQFLAEARRRLNAKFAEDSAGLDAEGLSIRPLSRLTPIGDNPGIQRLNEAMERMKKAIHDAREDFADSFAWGMESALRGDWKGLLEGLLGDAFRNGLKDIGRSLFDRSGSGAGGFNLGSIGKTIGSFFSRIPGFSTGGSFKVGGAGGIDSKLVSMRLTPGEMVNVRRPGEDLGPTGATYVIQGNLLTPEFWRQIQAETGGAENRAYGRSMADAPKLTMSQTAKQQASAVGRKRR, encoded by the coding sequence ATGAGCGCAGCCACGATCGGCGCGTTGAAGGTCGTCCTCGGCCTGGATGCGGCCGCCTTTGAGGGTGGCCTGACGGCGGCCCAGAAGGAGCTCCGAAAAGCCGGGAAGGAGTTTCAGAAGATCGGCAAGGAGATCGGCGACCTCGGCAAAACGATGTCGACGGCGATCACTCTGCCGGTTCTTGGTCTCGGCGTGGCGGTCACCAAGACGGCCGCCGACTTTGAAACCGCCATGAACCGCGTCTCGATCTCGACTGGCGCGGCTGGCGACACCTTCCGCCAGCTGTCTGACCTGGCGCGCGAGATCGGGCGGGAAACCGTCTTCAGCGCCAGTACGGCGGCCGACGCCATCGACATGCTGGCCAAGAGCGGCGTGTCCGTCGAAGACATCCTCGGAGGTGCCGCGCGCGCGGCGGTGGATTTGGCCGCCGCCGCAGGTACCGAGCTTGACCCGGCTGCCGCGGCGATCACCGACAGCATGGCGCAGTTCAAGCTGACGGTCCAAGACCTGCCCCGGATCGTGAACGGCATCACCGGCGCCGTGAACGAGAGCAAGCTCGACTTCGGCGACTTCACTCTCGCCATCGGTCAGGCTGGCGGCGTCGCGGCGAACCTCGGCGTTACGTTCGAGGACTTCAACACCGTCTTGGCGGCCACCAGCCCGCTGTTCGCCTCCGGCTCGGACGCCGGCACATCGTTCAAGACCTTCCTGCAGCGCATGGTCCCGACGACCAAGCAGGCCGCCGCCATGATGGAGCGGTACGGCCTGACATTCCATGACGCGACTGGCGCGATGCGCCCGATGGCCGACATCGCTCAGATGTTGCAGGACAAGCTCGGTGGCCTTTCGGACAAGGCGAAGACCGAGGTGCTCAGCCGCATCTTCGGCACCGACTCCATGCGGACCGCCATCGCCTTGATGGACCAGGGCGCGGCCGGGCTGGACAACATTGCTGCACGGATTGAGGCGACCGATGCGGCTGCCCAGTCCGCCAAGCGGATGGAGGGTCTGGCCGGCCAGCTCGAGCAACTCGGCGGCGCGTTCGAAGAGGTCGCCATCGCCATCGGCAACAGCGGCCTGCTGGACCTTGTGACTAAGGTGGTTCGGGCTCTTGCCGAGGGCCTGGAGCGTGTCGCGGCCTTCAGCCCGCAGGTTCTGCAGTTCGGAATGATCTTCGCTGGTCTGGCCGCTGCCATCGGGCCCGTGCTGATCGTGGTGGGCCAGATGGTGTCCGCGTGGGGCACCCTCATGGCGGCTTTCGGCGGAACCGGCGTCCTGGCCAGCATCGTGCCCCTGCTCGGACCGATCGGGATCGCCGTTGCTGCCGTCGCGGCGGCCTTCCTGATCTGGGGCGACCAAGTCATTCCGGCGCTCAAGGCCTTCGGCAGCGCCGTGATCGAAGCCGTCGGACCTACGATCATGCCTGTCATCGAGGCTGCCAAGACAGCCTTCGTGGAGTTCGGCAGGCTCATCGGTCAACTGCTTGGCGGCGAGAGCGGCGATGTCGTCCCGGCCCTCCGCTTCTTCGGCCAGATCGTCGGAGAGGTTTTCGCGGGGGTGATGGAGGTCGTGCGCGGCCTGTTCGAAGCGCTTGGCCACGTCTTCCGAGCCATCGGCGCGCTGCTGCGCGGCGACTGGTCGACGATGTGGAACGCGCTTGGTTCGGCAGTCGCCAGCGTGCTGGGCGGGATTTGGCGCGCATTCGAGACGGTGGCACCGAAGACGGTCGAAGCCATGCGCCGGCTCTACGACGGCGTGAAGACCTGGCTTCAGGATCGTCTCGGTTCAATCCTCAACTGGGTGAGCAACAAGGCGAAAGAGGTCGGCGACGCTTTCTTCACGCTCTATGACCGCGTCGTTGGAAACAGCTACGTGCCGGACATGGTCGAAGAGATCGGCCAGTGGATGGGCAAGCTTCAGGAAACGCTCGTCGATCCTGCCGAAAAGGCCACCAAAAGGGCTGGCGACGCTTTCGCCGACCTACAGCGCCGCGTGCAGGGCATCATGCGGGACCTGCTGACTGATCGCGAGAAGCTGGTTTTGGAGTTCCGGAAAGAGAGTTCGGATCTAGACGAGGCTGAACGATCCGGCCGCTTCGATCCGCAATTCCTGGCTGAGGCGCGCCGGCGCCTGAACGCAAAGTTTGCCGAAGACAGTGCTGGCCTCGACGCTGAGGGGCTATCGATCCGGCCGCTGTCTCGTCTCACGCCTATCGGTGATAATCCCGGCATTCAGCGCCTCAACGAGGCGATGGAGCGGATGAAAAAGGCCATCCACGACGCTCGCGAGGACTTCGCCGACAGCTTCGCCTGGGGCATGGAAAGCGCTCTCCGCGGCGACTGGAAGGGACTGCTGGAGGGGCTCCTCGGCGACGCCTTCCGCAATGGGCTGAAGGACATCGGTCGCTCGCTGTTCGACAGGTCTGGCAGCGGCGCCGGCGGCTTCAACCTCGGCAGCATCGGCAAGACCATCGGCTCGTTCTTCAGCCGCATTCCCGGCTTCTCGACAGGCGGGTCGTTCAAGGTCGGCGGCGCCGGCGGGATCGACAGCAAGCTCGTGTCGATGCGCCTGACGCCCGGCGAGATGGTGAACGTCCGACGTCCGGGAGAAGACCTCGGGCCAACGGGTGCGACCTACGTCATTCAGGGCAACCTGCTCACGCCGGAGTTCTGGCGTCAAATCCAGGCGGAAACAGGAGGGGCTGAGAACCGTGCTTACGGCCGATCCATGGCTGACGCCCCGAAACTGACGATGAGCCAGACCGCCAAACAGCAGGCCTCTGCGGTCGGACGAAAGAGACGATAG